The Cynocephalus volans isolate mCynVol1 chromosome 16, mCynVol1.pri, whole genome shotgun sequence DNA segment AACTCAGCTGTGAGAATAGCCATAAACCATATGTCTTGCATGTTGTAATGAATTCATGTGcctgtgttccagtaaaattttatttatcaaaatgaGCAGTGGGCCAGTTTTGCCCTCTAATATccagtcactcattcattcaacgagtatttattgagcacctcctgtgtgtTGGGTACCATTCTGGGTGCTGGCTGTGCAgccctgccctcaaagagtttGCCTTCTTTCTTGCTACAGTGTTTTCCGATCTGCCTTTCCTCTCAAGTACTGAACCAGTAGTGGGAGTTCTGGTTGTagaccttctctccctctcttttttctcatatgtaaaatgatagCTTGGGCTGGTTAAAGTGAGGCTTCTTTCAGGAGCACAATCCTGGTGGATTGAGTATCTTTAAAAGGAAACACATGAAGTCTAGTGAACACCAGCAATTAACTTTTGCAACTGCAGAAATTAATGACTGTAGCTGAATTGAAATAACAGTAattgaacatatgaattttacTGGAACTTTGAACCCAGTTTGTGGTTATCTCTTACCATGTCCCTTAAAGTACATTGAAATTATATCAGCACTTTAAAGTTATcttgatgggccgagcccgtggcgcacttggtagagtgctgcgctggcagcgcggcgactctcccgccgcaggttcggatcctatataggactgaccggtgcactcactggctgagtgccggtcacggaaaaacaaaaacaaaaacaaaacaaaacaaacaaacaaaaaaaaccaaaaaacaaaaacaaaaaaaaataaagttatcttGAAAACTCCTGAACTACTTAAACAGTGAttgggtgggaaaaaaaaaaaaaaaaaaagatgaaaaacagaataaacattttacacttaataatatttcattaagaTAAACTTTATAGAGGAGCTAATAGCCAGGCTTACATTTTTGAGATCCCATGGTTGTAAAGGTGCCCAAATTTGCCCTTTTTGTAGTCCAGGATCAGTCCCCTGTCCTGGACCTTGTctctagagattctgattcagtaggtctggggcacAAGAAGCTGTATATTTAGCAAGCTCTCCAGGTTATTTTGATGAGCAGCTGGGTTTAAGAACTAATTACCTTATCTCAAaaccaagtttttctttttagatttttgcCTTGTGATGAGGTAAGGGCTAAATGTAGACGCAAAGTAAGAGAGGTGAAAATGAGCCCATGGTTCCCACTCCTTTTAGGTAAAGTTAAGTACAAACCACAGCAAACTTATGCTGTATAGGTTGCACAGCATTTTCATATTGCATTTGGATCTATAACCTTTTAAGTAATTGTTATTAGTATCTTTGTTTTACAgtggaggagactgaggcaccaaggagttaaataacttgctcagagTCCCTCAGTTTGTACATAGTGGAACTAGATCTTCAACCCAGatcttttaacttaaaaataccATTTCCAGCTCACAATTGTCAGAGGCAACATGGATGTAAAGTGGGGGTGTATTACGAGGGGATGTAGTGTTGTGGACCGTAAAAAGCAGttcccttttaaaattcttcctagatcttctgtaaatatatatatatatatatatatatatttttttttttttcaaaaacagcaACAGTGACCCTTGCGTACTTACTGTTAGTTCTTTCCTTGGGTGTGTTATCACCTAAGCCCACCATGGACCCCATGCTGAACAGAGCTAAGACTTTTTTAGTGTCCACGCTCTCAAGTCATGCTTGTGTGTCACCTGTTCCTTACTGGCTTTGAGTGTGTTGTCTGAATTCCCAGTTCAGTTTGAAACAAATTTCCCACTTGGCATATTAGTAGTTCCCACCATGCTATTTATACTTTGTTTTATActtgctttgtttatttgttgtatttatacttattttgttttgcatttatttcctCTCAGCATGAAATGTAGAGATTGGAATCATGTTATTGGctatattttctctaattctttcAAAGCAAATAGAAATTGAATGGGAAAAGTCAGTAATGTTTCTTAAAGTTTATCCTTTGTAACTTAAAAAATAGTGTATGACAAAATGAGTTGAAGAGAGTTTTTAGGGTTTTGTGGGTGTTAAGCATCATCTTTCCTGGCTGTGCTCATAGAATTTAAGAATTGAAAGAATAGATTTAAGAATTGAAAGAATAGAATTTAAGAATTGAAAGGGACTGGCAAGATCTTCCATTCCAACTACTACTTTGGTCAGGAAGACCATTTATAAAACCCAAGACAGTCCATGTATCCTGTGTTTAAACATAGAgtagctcttttttcttttcttttcttgaagaGACAGTTGATAattgttctctctttttcctgtgtTGAGCTGAAATCTGTCATCTTGAAACATGTACCTTTTGGTTCTGAGTCTCCCCTAAAGAGCAGTAGCAGAGAACAAGCCCATTTCTGCTCGTGTATGTCAACTCTAAATACTTAAAGAGCACCAGCTGCCCCATTTTAGTGgggatttttccttcttttcccagaGACTTAGTATCATGAGCTCCTTGGACCATTCCTCTGTCTTCTAAACTCTTCCCCGTTCtgtttctcccattctttaaTTGAGAGGGTTCCTTTAATAGGTGGCTCCTAGAATTGAATGCCATTCTATATTTGTGCATTTgaccttgttttaaaaattaaaggcaaaatatttttcatctctgaCAAATTTTATCTTACTATTTTAGTCTAAAtggaaaatgttaatatttgttttgtCATACAACATCCTAACCACTCAGTATAGTACAAAATCTTCTGTCAATTTCATATGCATAagttgatctttaaaaaatattgaacaaaACATAGAGTCAAAGGCAGTCCTGTGGTGGAATGCTGGAAGTCTTTCCTAGCATCCCTTGGGTATCATTGTTTAGCTTGCCACGAATCCCTCAGTCTGTAGTGTTATCAAGCAATATTTACCATAAGTTATAAGAAACTACCAGATGCTTCTTGAAATCAGCATAACGTTGTTGTGGTATCCTCAGTGCATCACTCCTTGGACCATTATGATTGTATGTCCTgcttatttgttgaatgagtgaatgaatgaatgaagagtaaATAAACGAATGATGATCCTCATTAAATTGTTGACTCTTAAGTCTGAAAAAAATATGCCTTttctatttagttattttatttatgaagcattttaaacatgtaaaaacagagaataacataACCTATATGTCAGGATTTATTTAATACATGTGCTTCAGATCATTAActtaaaaacagaagtagaagTAAAAGCTCCCACACCCGTTATCTTCCCTCAGCCCCGGAGATAGCCACCCTTCTGTCCATGGTTTTATTCTTCCTGCATTTGTATTCACAAGCAATAAATACttctgttttgtgtgttttttaatttacctAAAAAGATACTCATATACTGGGTTTTTTTCCGTTTAATATTGTCTTATCTTAAAGATACCCTTATTGTTCATGTTGATACTAATAGATCTAGCTCTCATATTTAAACTGCTGTATAGTTTAAAGTGCCaaattaatttccttcttgatgAATACTTGGGTtgttaccagttttttttttttttgctatatagGTCCACAGTCCTTTTTCTGAAACCCTGAGGACAAATCTGCTTTGGAAttcgtattttttttttagattttgggaAAGAAATTGATACATATAACCTGTGTTATATAACATCCGGGACATAAGGGTAGCACCCAGTAATAGAACGCTTGAATAACTGCAACAAAATTTCATACCACGTGGAATAGAGTAAACGAAGATCAGTCAGCAGATTCATGTCTGGTCAGTTTTTGCCACCCGATTAGTTTCTTACAAACTTACAAAAGACTTGGTTTTCAGAACTTTCTGTATTTTCGAATTATGGATGGTGGATTATGGGCCTCTGCAAAAATGCTTTGAACATCCCTGTTACATATGTATCCTCCTTACTGTATGTCAGAATCTCTAGGATATATTCCTACAAGTGGAATTCTGGGTCATCGGACAGACGCATACAGTCAACCCTCCTGTCTGTGGGTTCTTCATCCACAGGTTCCACATCCGCAAGTGcaaccaaccatggattgaaaatattcagccccataaatatgtacaattatgtgtcaattaaaaataataaaaaagggaaaaaaacgagcagaaacaaaaataacaatacaataaaaaaatacaaattaaaaaagtaCAGTAGAATAACTAcatggcatttacattgtattaggtattataagtaatctagagatgatttaaagtatgctgGAGGATGgacatagattatatgcaaatactacaccattttatatgagAGACTTGAGTATCTGTTGATTTTGGTATCCTCAGAAGGTCCTGGAACTAATCCTCCTCAGATACCGAGGGGCGACCATATTGATTCTACTCATTATTATCAGAGAGCTATTAACGTGTTTTACCAATTTATAATCCTACCAGctgtgtatgagagttctagtctCCAGACATCCTTATTAACACATgtgttctcaaactttaaaatgtttgtcaATCTCATGGGAAAAACgtgatttcattgtttttaatttgcgtTTTCCTGAGTTACTAATAAAGtcgagcatttcttcatgtatttattgaccatttgggtttccttttctttttttaaaagatgactggtaaggggatctaacccttgacttggtggtgtcagcaccacgctctcccaagtgagctaaccagccatccctatatagagatctgaacccatggccttggtgttatcagcaccacactctcccaagtgagccacaggctggctggatttccttttctgtcatttgtccttgtatattctggacacgAGTCCTTTGTTATCTGCTGCAGATATCtttcattctctcatcttttcattattttttttgtgcTGCCTTTGgtataaggaattttttttttttttgtagtcagatttttcagtcttttcctttatggtttatAAGTTTTTGGGGGTAGATTTTGGATTTTGTCAATTCAATAAATCCTTCTTTAACCCAAGGTCATTTATACATGTCTGTTTTTTCTTCAGAAAGTATGAAAGCttgctttttacatttagattttaaaCCATCTTGAGTTTATCTTGGTTACACGAGGTGTCTTTTTTCCATGCAGATAACAAACTGAGCTGTCAGCATTTATTATAGTCCATTTTTTTCCAACTGATTTATGTCACCAAGTTCTCAAAGTATGTGGGACTGCTTCTGGGctctattttttcttcctgggttagggttagggttagggtttgtcAATCCTTGTCCATCTGTCCCTGCACTGCTGTCTTACTGTTTTAACTGTTATGGCTTTTGTCTCACTAGCAGGTGAGACAATTGTCACTCCTCATACTTCTTTGGAGTTGTCTTGGCTATTCTTTGcctcaacccccccccccacacacaccttttcttttctctctttttttaaaattttgttgctattcttgttgGTAATGCCGACAGCTTTCAGATATGCTCTGTTAAGTCACTATTGAAAACTTACCTCACTGCCTGCATCCAGGCCTTCAGGAAAGCCctaattcttttcatcagcattaCCATCCAGTCCACTCTAGCTGTTCTCATGGTTCATGCCCTGATCCAgatgtccatcacctcaaactGCATCCCTCCATCAGCGTCCATACCTCCATGTACCCCCATTCCAAACTATCCTGGACTTAACTTACTGAAGCAGCAGCCTGGTCTTGCTTAGGAGCACTGTGGGAGTCATTAGACAGCTGACCTTGTTCTTCTGGTGCTGTAGGTCATGTTTAGAGGCCACAGGGAAGCCCTGGAAAAGACTACAGGCAAGCTGAAACCATATTTGGGCTCCTGGCTTACATTGGTAAATTTGAGGTTACAGTTTGTAGTGGTCACGATGGAGGATGATTGCCGACCCTTTCCTTCAGGATTGGGGGTGGTATGAGAGCTCAGCAGGCCCCTTCCATGTGGGCTCTAACGTAGAGAGACCATAAGCATCAGGAGGTGGTTGTCAGGGCTGGCATAGCAATATTCCAAGGACTGACTAAGGGGGGACACTAGGAAAAGTTCTGAGGGTGACCTTAGCCAAGCCCTTGGAAGCCTCCAGAGGGTGCTCTGGGACCTGATGTCTGGGATCATGCCAGAGGTCCAGGCTACAGTGTTGTATTTCCAAATGAGATGCCAGTCCCCTCCTATTGCCAGGGAAAGATGTTTACCAAACAGGAGATTCCTATCTTTCAGGGCCTTCCTCTGGATGGTTGCCTCTAACTAATTGCCTCATTCCTTTTGTCCAACTGTCCTTTAGGCAGGCCAGCTTGCTTATGATCCACATGACACACCTTGCATGCCTTTTTGAGTATCATTTTTGTCATATCTTCCCTCACCAAATCTTCTCCCTTCTTCAAAGTGATTCTCAGAACTCCCTCGATCTACAAAACTTCCCTGGCTTGTACTTTCTTAACTCTATCCCTTCTATTTGCCTGCCTTTGCTTGGCACCACTGTACTTAGCTCCTcggctttctgtttgtttgcacTTATGTACGCTGGTTTTCTTGTAAACCTTCTCCATGTCTGTCTGGCCTATCATTCCTAATTATATTGTTTCTCAAGGACAAGATTGATGTCTCCCTTGTCCTTTGCCTCTTCCTAGTACAGACCAGTGCTCAGCACATTGGGTCATAGAACAGAGAGTGGGATTGGCTGAATCCAGTTCAAAGTTTATcagttgctgtgtgaccttaaacaagttacataacttttctgagcttcagttgtcttatttataaaatgaggatgagaATAGCCTCATAGGGTTATTGACTTAGCAGAGTGTCTCAGATAtggtaagcacttaataaatgctgcCTGTCAGTATTAATATTAGCGTTAAGATAGTAGAAACCGTGCCAAAACTTGTGGCCAAAAGTTCCATATACTATACATTTTACAGTTCAGCAATGCTGTCAATTTAAATCAGTTACATATAGGCATCAGCAAAATTCTCTTTCCTGGATGGAGCACTGTTGATTACTCCAGTCTCACTCATTTCCTCCCCCTTCCTTTGATAGGCAGGTCCACGAGATCCAGTCTCACATGGGGCGCCTGGAGACAGCAGACAAGCAGTCTCTGCACTGTGAGTAATTAACTGTGGGGACCGGAGTCCTTTCTCTGATGACATGGGTGCTAATGGGCTGGGTTTCCTGACTGCATTCTGCTCAGGTGCTTAGTGATTCAGTGGGGAATGAGTTTTGTTGTTAGGGTGGGCAGAAAAACCCTGTGGCAAAGTCACTGATTTCCCTGATTGTGCCCTTTGGAATCCCACAAGTCTTATCCCCCATTACCCCTCCACTCAACCTGACATGGCCCTATGGGAATGGAGGTTCTTTCCTCCATCTCTCTTAATCTAATTACCTAGTCCTTAGAGGAATGTACTCCATAAAAATTCAGAGATGTTTAACTGGAATTGGCCATTTCTTCTGAGCTGAGAACTGTGGCTTTTTAGGAGGATTATTCAGAAATGAATAGCAATATTAATTAGTTTAGTTCCCACACCATGGCTTCTTTTGAGAAGCatgctgtttttggttttgggttttttttctaagaaaggcTCTTTGCCAAGCCAGTCATACACATACGAACCGCAGAAGCTATCTTGTCACCTGACTGCTGCTTGCCCATCTCTCTTGTCTTCTTCTGTCTCCTACAGCTTCAAAAGAATCTCTTCTCTCGAGTCCATGCCCATCTTGTTCTAATCTAATCTAAAGTGTATTTGTTTGCTGTTGGCAGGAAGGCCTAGAAGAGGCAGTGTCACTGCTGTCACTTCTGTATTGGGCAAGAAGCAGCCTCAATGCTTTCTTTTGTGTGTAGTTTAGCTTCTGTCCATCAGACTTTGATTGCCTTCCCACCAATCTCATTGTTACATGATTAGAAGTGGAAAGAGGTCATTTTGACTACCTTATCAaaaaggataaggaaaatgacTGTATCATATCATTTTACCTCAGTGGTTTCTTTCCTGGGCCTTTCCTATTGAGATTTGGTATATTTTGGGGACTCTAACATTGCTCAGCCCACCCATCCTTACAGAAAGCCTTAAGGGAACTCTTCTCTTTGTGTTTCACCTGCTAATCTCACCTTCCTTTGTCCCCCCCgcccttttttttaaacttcattacTGTAGGGAATTCACTTGGCAGTCTCTTTACTAGGTATTTATAATCCATATCTGAGAATAACCTCAGAGGAAAAGTGGCTCATATCAGAAAATTtagcttcaaatatttatttggacAACTTtaagtgtttgttttgttttctaacgTTAGGAAATTTATTTCTACAGATTACCTTCagcttttttaaaacattgctgtTATGGCATTaacagctatatatatatatttgtgtgtgggTGAAACAGCATTTACAGTGtatcttgaatttttttccattattcaTTAGTGtatacatttttctccttttgagatATATTTTTTGGTTCATTGGATATGGAAAAGAAATGTTTgatttattattctaatttaaGTTCACTGTCTCTTTTCCagcaattattcttttttctcttttgtgcaGTAGTAGAAAACGAAATCCAAGCAAGCATAGACCAGATATTCAGCCATCTAGAACGTCTGGAGATTTTGTCCAGCAAAGAGCCCCCGAACAAAAGGCAGAATGCCAAACTGTGAGTGCTGACTTCTGACAGCTCCGATGCCCCAGGCCCAGCAAGGCAGGCCTTTGTCCCCAGGGAGGCTGTAGAATATTCTGAAAATTCATGAACATATTGAAAAACTAGCAAAGATAAAGTGCACCAAAAGGGCATAGTTCTGTGGAGTGATACCCCCTCAGAATAAAAGCCTGTGAGGTGTGTGGCTCAGAAGCCTGTGATCCTTTACCTCTTTGGTGTCGTTTTGGAATTTTGCCTCCAGTGTTTTTCTGACCAGATCCGCAGCCACTTGAAGCCTAATACTGCCAGGGAGATTTACTCTGCTCTTTGGTTACCACTGAGTTCCTCTTAGATTGAAATGAAATCTTGCTCTTCGTCACTTCAGTCAGTCTGTCGATAATGAATACTGATCTAATGTTGGATACTCCatcatgaaattaaaacaaaaccaccCTCACCACTTCCACCCCCAGCCGCTGCTCCCAAAAGTTAGAACTTTGTTGATGCTTTACCACAAAGACGCCCTTGGGCTTCTTCCAGGAGAGTGATATAATCCATAGAAGGTCAGGAAGAGGTCATTGAACCTGCTTCCTGTCACTTGTTCCCTGTCATGCATCCAGAATCAGTGACTAGCCGATATTTAGGTAAAGTTGCTGGAATCTTGTATGCTACAACCCCATTTTAACCATAAGCTGCTACTTTGCTTTCAACATCATTGATCAAAATCTGATTATTAGGGGATAGCACGGGGTGGTGTTGGGAGAAGTGAGGAAACATCTTTCTGATTACAAGCCTGGCTACCTCAAATTGTGTTGCCCCAGGTTCCTGGAATTTAATCTCTCTCTCCATCAATTCCAGTCGTGTTGACCAGTTAAAGTATGATGTTCAGCACCTGCAGACTGCTCTCAGAACCTTCCAGCATCGGCGCTACGCAagggaggagcaggagagacAGCGAGAGGAGCTTCTGTCTCGTACCTTCACCACTAACGTAAGCCAGGCACCCAGTGggtgtggacaggcacttgacaGATTATTGGGGTTGGAGTTGAGGTCTCTGAGCTTCATTCTTTTAGGGCATGTCTGAAGCAGACTGATGAGGAGGAGACCAACTGGAAATGACAGTAGACTTTGGGCATTGCCACAGAGATGATCCTAGCCCGGGAATCTCTTTCTCTAACACAAGAGCATGAAGAGGAAGCAGTTAAATCGAGGGAATGGGCAGAGATGAAAATTACCTGGTTTGACTGGTCCGATGCAGGGAGGTGGAAGTTCACACGGCGCAAACATTTGTTCTGATCAG contains these protein-coding regions:
- the GOSR2 gene encoding Golgi SNAP receptor complex member 2 isoform X3, encoding MEPLYQQTHKQVHEIQSHMGRLETADKQSLHLVENEIQASIDQIFSHLERLEILSSKEPPNKRQNAKLRVDQLKYDVQHLQTALRTFQHRRYAREEQERQREELLSRTFTTNGTQKKILDIANMLGLSNTVMRLIEKRAFQDKYFMIGGMLLTCVVMFLVVQYLT
- the GOSR2 gene encoding Golgi SNAP receptor complex member 2 isoform X4; this encodes MEPLYQQTHKQVHEIQSHMGRLETADKQSLHLENEIQASIDQIFSHLERLEILSSKEPPNKRQNAKLRVDQLKYDVQHLQTALRTFQHRRYAREEQERQREELLSRTFTTNGTQKKILDIANMLGLSNTVMRLIEKRAFQDKYFMIGGMLLTCVVMFLVVQYLT